The following coding sequences lie in one Salmo salar unplaced genomic scaffold, Ssal_v3.1, whole genome shotgun sequence genomic window:
- the LOC106592061 gene encoding NACHT, LRR and PYD domains-containing protein 1 homolog — translation MKILHVEEHGVSLEEVHEVTRFHAKILHPKFSAISVILRYIFSWNVDVHSELMLYLTVKKQTLIPRLYLFPSNPGQILAVEEQESKFQGSKRIPITRPEQSLKLNSSFRLNIPCSTSIFPPRIHLIHRDTTPSFFKVVMEITGIEMELIGDDERTVWKETLQKYEFITDTHSTSAVLGAGGPAESSLTGPAEQQLRSVRTEIVKRVSRPALNELLDGLLQHTVINQEEMESVKVIAERTEKARDIIDMVLRKGNESCSRMINLLGELDPCLCSLLQINSVGVPT, via the exons ATGAAGATTCTTCATGTAGAGGAACATGGAGTGTCTTTAGAGGAAGTGCATGAGGTCACCAGATTCCATGCTAAGATTCTCCATCCCAAGTTCTCAGCTATCTCTGTTATACTGAGATATATATTTTCTTGGAACGTAGATGTCCACTCTGAGCTGATGCTCTATCTGACAGTGAAAAAGCAAACACTAATTCCACGCCTATACCTGTTCCCCAGTAACCCCGGCCAAATACTG GCTGTGGAAGAACAGGAATCAAAGTTTCAAGGGTCTAAAAGGATTCCCATCACAAGACCAGAGCAGTCCTTAAAACTGAATAGTTCCTTCAGACTGAACATTCCCTGTTCTACCTCCATCTTTCCACCG aggatTCATCTCATACATAGAGACACCACACCAAGCTTTTTCAAGGTGGTTATGGAAATTACAGGGATTGAGATGGAGTTAATCGGTGATGATGAGAGGACAGTATGGAAAGAAACTCTACAAAAAT ATGAATTCATCACTGACACCCATTCAACTA GTGCTGTGTTGGGGGCAGGAGGTCCGgctgagagcagtctgactggtcCTGCAGAGCAACAGCTGCGTTCTGTACGGACCGAGATTGTGAAACGAGTGTCAAGACCTGCCCTGAATGAACTGCTGGACGGActcctgcaacacacagtcatcaacCAGGAGGAAATGGAGTCAGTGAAGGTGATAGCTGAGAGGACAGAGAAGGCACGTGACATCATCGACATGGTGTTGAGAAAAGGAAATGAGTCATGTTCCAGGATGATCAACCTTCTTGGGGAGCTGGACCCCTGTCTTTGTTCACTGCTTCAGATCAACAGTGTTGGAGTACCAACCTAA